A portion of the Ardenticatenales bacterium genome contains these proteins:
- a CDS encoding choline dehydrogenase produces the protein MYDYIIVGAGSAGCVLANRLSANQERTVLLLEAGQSDKRTEVRVPVAFSKLFKTELDWNYVTEPQPHLDRRQLYWPRGKMLGGSSSMNAMIYIRGHRQDYDDWAAAGNRGWRYAEVLPYFKRAQHQERGASAYHGTGGPLNVADLRDPNPLSQAFVYAGIESGLPANNDFNGAHQEGVGYYQVTQKRGARHSAADAYLQPIRHRPNLTILTQAHATRILFEGDAAVGVEYLHQGSKQEARASAEVILCGGAINSPQLLLLSGIGPADQLRALGIPVRVDLPGVGQNLQDHPALAVTYACTQPVSLSTAESAGNLARYFLLRKGQLTSNVAEAGAFIPTRAGEERPDLQFHFAPVYFIDNGFVVPAGHGFTIGVTLVRPQSRGYLALRSADPLQAPLLQPNYCATDADWRTLLDGIKLARRVVRTAPFAPFRGAEITPGAAVQDDARLRAFVRTAMQTLYHPVGTCKMGNDPLAVVDDQLRVCGVRRLRVADAGIMPTIINGNTNAPTIMIAEKAADLIRGAVIPAFAQTHTQPA, from the coding sequence ATGTACGACTACATCATCGTTGGGGCTGGTTCGGCTGGCTGCGTGCTGGCGAATCGTCTTTCCGCCAATCAGGAGCGGACGGTGCTGCTGCTGGAGGCGGGGCAGTCCGACAAGAGGACGGAAGTGCGCGTGCCGGTGGCCTTTTCCAAGTTATTCAAGACGGAATTGGATTGGAATTATGTGACGGAGCCGCAACCGCATCTGGATCGGCGGCAACTGTATTGGCCGCGGGGCAAGATGTTGGGCGGCAGCAGTTCCATGAACGCGATGATTTACATTCGCGGGCATCGGCAGGATTACGACGATTGGGCGGCGGCGGGGAATCGGGGGTGGCGCTATGCGGAGGTGCTGCCTTATTTCAAGCGGGCGCAGCATCAGGAGCGGGGAGCGTCGGCGTATCATGGAACAGGCGGCCCATTGAATGTGGCCGATTTGCGCGATCCGAATCCGTTGTCGCAGGCGTTTGTTTATGCCGGCATTGAATCCGGCCTCCCCGCCAACAACGACTTCAACGGCGCGCACCAGGAAGGCGTCGGCTACTACCAGGTCACGCAAAAACGGGGCGCGCGCCACAGTGCCGCCGACGCCTACCTCCAGCCCATCCGCCACCGCCCCAACCTCACCATCCTCACCCAGGCCCACGCGACCCGCATCCTTTTCGAGGGAGACGCCGCCGTTGGTGTCGAATATCTGCATCAGGGCAGCAAACAGGAAGCCCGCGCCAGCGCCGAAGTCATCCTCTGCGGCGGCGCCATCAACTCGCCCCAACTTCTCCTACTTTCCGGCATCGGTCCCGCCGACCAACTGCGCGCCCTGGGCATTCCCGTGCGGGTCGATCTCCCCGGCGTGGGGCAAAACTTGCAGGACCACCCCGCCCTGGCCGTTACCTATGCCTGCACGCAGCCCGTGTCCCTCTCCACGGCGGAGAGCGCGGGCAACCTGGCCCGTTATTTTCTCCTGCGTAAGGGGCAGCTCACCTCCAACGTTGCCGAAGCGGGTGCCTTTATCCCCACCCGCGCCGGTGAGGAGCGGCCTGATTTGCAGTTTCACTTCGCGCCCGTTTATTTCATCGACAATGGCTTTGTTGTCCCCGCCGGCCACGGCTTCACCATTGGCGTGACGCTGGTGCGTCCGCAAAGTCGCGGCTACCTGGCTTTGCGTAGCGCCGATCCGCTGCAAGCGCCGCTGCTGCAGCCGAACTACTGCGCTACCGACGCGGACTGGCGGACTTTGCTAGATGGCATCAAGCTGGCGCGCCGCGTCGTGCGGACCGCGCCGTTTGCACCTTTTCGCGGCGCGGAGATCACGCCGGGCGCGGCGGTGCAAGATGATGCACGGCTGCGGGCTTTTGTGCGTACCGCCATGCAAACGCTTTACCATCCTGTGGGGACGTGCAAGATGGGGAATGATCCGCTGGCGGTGGTTGATGACCAACTTCGGGTGTGTGGGGTGCGTCGTTTGCGCGTGGCGGATGCCGGCATTATGCCCACGATCATCAACGGCAACACCAACGCCCCCACCATCATGATTGCCGAAAAAGCCGCCGACCTGATTCGCGGGGCCGTCATTCCCGCTTTTGCCCAGACCCATACTCAACCCGCGTAG